One segment of Rickettsiella grylli DNA contains the following:
- the pssA gene encoding CDP-diacylglycerol--serine O-phosphatidyltransferase has product MNNPNEKNPFIQTFIEEELTVSETKPNHLGDQDEKERLAYRRRGIYLLPNLFTIAGLFAGFYAIITAMEGYFNDAAIAIFVAMIMDFFDGRVARLTHTQSAFGAELDSLSDMVSFGIAPALVIYSWSLEGLGKLGWLAAFVFAASGALRLARFNTQVLLSDKRYFKGLPIPAAAGVLASMVWLCVDSEILGDTMSLITAVIAVIIAALMVSNIRYYSFKEIDLKGRVPFVAILLVVVAFVSISLDPPKILFLVFFCYALSGPLLSLYHLYKKRALRKKNH; this is encoded by the coding sequence ATGAACAACCCCAATGAGAAAAACCCTTTTATTCAAACGTTTATTGAAGAAGAATTAACGGTTTCTGAAACGAAACCCAACCATTTAGGCGATCAGGATGAGAAAGAACGATTAGCCTATCGTCGCCGTGGAATTTACTTGTTGCCGAATTTATTTACCATCGCCGGTTTATTTGCAGGATTTTACGCGATCATCACTGCCATGGAAGGTTATTTTAATGATGCGGCCATCGCTATTTTTGTTGCGATGATTATGGATTTTTTTGATGGTCGCGTTGCTCGATTGACGCATACGCAAAGTGCATTTGGTGCCGAATTAGATAGTTTATCGGACATGGTTTCTTTTGGCATTGCACCCGCGCTTGTTATTTATAGTTGGTCTTTAGAAGGGTTAGGTAAATTAGGTTGGTTAGCTGCATTCGTCTTTGCCGCCTCTGGCGCACTGCGTTTAGCCCGTTTTAATACACAAGTATTACTGAGTGATAAACGTTATTTTAAAGGATTACCTATTCCTGCAGCAGCCGGTGTTTTAGCCAGTATGGTCTGGTTATGTGTTGATTCAGAAATTTTAGGTGATACGATGAGTCTGATAACCGCCGTAATAGCAGTCATTATTGCAGCGCTCATGGTCAGTAATATCCGTTATTATTCCTTTAAAGAAATTGATCTGAAAGGACGCGTTCCTTTTGTGGCTATCCTATTGGTTGTCGTGGCTTTTGTGAGTATTTCACTTGATCCTCCTAAAATATTATTTTTGGTCTTTTTCTGTTATGCGCTATCAGGCCCTCTTCTCAGTTTGTATCACCTCTATAAAAAACGCGCTTTACGAAAAAAAAATCACTAG
- the mutS gene encoding DNA mismatch repair protein MutS, which yields MKNSNDLNGQHTPMIRQYLQIKAQHNDKLLFYRMGDFYELFYDDAIKAAHLLNITLTKRGQSANQAIPMAGVPFHSVESYLAKLVKLGESVAICEQIGDPHHAKGPMKREVTRIITPGTLSDEALLEKNQRLLLALYNQHEHFGISYFDMGSGQIHILQVNGEDALASELVRLNPAELLISEEFKKEHLLAAYQKTIRHRPAWEFDYHTATHLLTQQFKTRDLSGFGCQDLHLAIQATGCLLNYVKDTQRTQLQHIQPIRIERREENVLLDAITQRNLELTLNLQGEKSNTLLSILDNTATPMGSRLLHRWLHRPLRKRLTIKSRQTAIHHLLTTESFISLQALLKLLGDLERIISRIGLRSARPRDLSQLRLALSILPELHNKLSTCFNVPTFKKNSALLVSLHQEIKTFPQLFRLLQEALVEDPPAMTREGGMIAKGYHCELDELKNLSAHTGQFLIDLEKKERALSGISTLKIGFNRVSGYYIEISRGQSKLAPSHYIRRQTLTNVERFITPELKEFEDKILSAHSKALHLEKTLYDELLDKISFYLADLQKTTNALAELDILVCFAERAATLHLICPSLTKKPGIYIEEGRHLVIEHALDIPFIANSCHLTPKQRLLIITGPNMGGKSTYMRQTALICLLAMIGCFVPAKSATIGPIDRIFTRIGAADDLASGRSTFMVEMTETASILHNATEESLVIMDEIGRGTSTFDGLALAFSCAEYLAQHIKAYTLFATHYFELTRLTEENTFITNCHVNAREHNDTIIFLYTIEKGPANQSYGLHVAQLAGVPKPVIQRAKQKLTELEQNTIVTNKPCPSTTSPKVSINPDIIKLLEQVDPDQLAPKEALEIIYRLKSLQGIPV from the coding sequence ATGAAAAATAGCAACGATCTAAACGGTCAGCACACGCCGATGATTCGACAATATTTGCAAATAAAAGCCCAACATAATGATAAATTATTGTTTTATCGTATGGGCGACTTTTATGAATTATTTTATGACGATGCGATTAAAGCGGCTCATTTACTAAATATTACGTTAACCAAACGCGGTCAATCTGCCAATCAAGCAATTCCTATGGCGGGTGTCCCCTTTCATAGTGTAGAAAGTTATTTAGCGAAATTAGTCAAGTTAGGTGAATCTGTCGCTATCTGTGAACAAATCGGGGACCCCCACCACGCTAAAGGCCCTATGAAAAGGGAAGTAACACGCATTATTACACCGGGTACACTCAGTGATGAAGCCTTATTAGAAAAAAATCAACGCTTGTTACTGGCACTCTATAATCAACATGAACACTTTGGAATTTCTTACTTTGACATGGGAAGCGGTCAAATTCATATTTTACAAGTCAATGGCGAAGACGCATTGGCTAGTGAATTAGTCCGTCTTAACCCTGCAGAATTATTAATTAGTGAAGAATTTAAAAAAGAACACTTATTAGCCGCTTATCAAAAAACAATCCGACACCGTCCCGCTTGGGAGTTCGATTACCATACCGCAACCCATTTATTAACCCAGCAATTTAAAACGCGGGACCTCAGCGGTTTTGGCTGCCAGGACTTACACTTGGCGATACAAGCCACCGGTTGTTTATTAAATTATGTCAAAGACACACAACGCACCCAATTACAACATATCCAACCAATTCGCATAGAACGACGCGAAGAAAATGTCCTGTTAGACGCCATTACTCAACGTAATTTAGAATTAACACTTAATTTACAAGGCGAAAAAAGCAATACCTTACTGTCTATTTTAGACAACACCGCAACACCAATGGGAAGTCGTTTATTGCATCGATGGCTGCATCGGCCTTTACGGAAGCGATTAACTATAAAATCGCGGCAAACCGCTATTCATCACTTATTAACGACGGAATCCTTTATCAGTTTACAGGCTTTATTAAAACTTTTAGGTGATCTTGAACGCATTATTTCACGCATTGGATTACGATCGGCCAGACCGCGTGATTTAAGTCAACTTCGGTTGGCTTTGTCTATTCTTCCTGAACTTCATAATAAATTGAGCACTTGTTTTAATGTGCCTACATTTAAAAAAAATTCAGCATTACTTGTCTCATTACATCAAGAAATAAAAACCTTTCCTCAATTATTTCGCTTATTACAAGAAGCGCTTGTTGAAGACCCTCCAGCAATGACGCGTGAAGGTGGAATGATTGCGAAAGGGTATCATTGTGAACTTGATGAGCTCAAAAATTTAAGTGCACATACCGGACAATTTTTAATTGATTTAGAAAAAAAAGAACGTGCGCTTTCCGGGATTAGCACACTTAAAATTGGCTTCAATCGCGTTTCAGGATACTACATCGAAATAAGCCGTGGACAATCCAAACTGGCTCCCTCTCACTATATCCGTCGACAAACATTGACCAACGTTGAACGTTTTATTACTCCTGAGCTCAAAGAATTTGAAGATAAAATTCTAAGCGCTCATTCTAAAGCGCTCCATTTAGAAAAAACACTTTATGATGAACTACTCGATAAAATAAGCTTTTATCTGGCTGATTTACAAAAAACCACGAATGCGCTCGCCGAACTAGATATATTAGTTTGCTTTGCAGAACGGGCTGCAACACTCCATTTGATCTGCCCTTCATTAACTAAAAAACCAGGTATTTATATCGAAGAGGGACGACATTTGGTGATCGAACACGCCTTAGATATTCCTTTTATCGCCAATAGCTGTCATTTAACGCCTAAACAACGTTTATTAATTATTACAGGGCCCAACATGGGCGGAAAATCGACTTATATGCGTCAAACGGCTTTAATTTGTTTATTAGCCATGATCGGTTGTTTTGTGCCTGCAAAAAGCGCTACGATAGGCCCAATTGATCGAATTTTTACTCGAATTGGAGCCGCAGATGATCTTGCGAGTGGCCGCTCAACCTTTATGGTCGAAATGACAGAAACAGCGTCCATTTTACATAATGCAACGGAAGAAAGCTTAGTCATTATGGATGAAATTGGGCGCGGTACCAGTACTTTTGATGGTCTTGCCTTAGCGTTTTCTTGTGCTGAATATCTCGCTCAGCATATTAAAGCTTACACTTTATTTGCAACGCACTATTTTGAATTAACTCGATTAACGGAAGAAAATACATTTATAACGAACTGTCATGTTAATGCGAGAGAGCATAACGATACTATTATTTTTTTATATACCATCGAAAAGGGGCCTGCCAATCAAAGCTATGGATTACACGTCGCTCAGTTAGCTGGTGTTCCCAAGCCCGTTATTCAACGGGCCAAACAAAAATTAACAGAACTTGAACAAAATACAATCGTCACGAATAAGCCATGTCCAAGCACCACTTCACCGAAGGTGTCTATCAATCCTGATATTATAAAGCTTCTTGAACAAGTCGATCCGGATCAATTAGCACCCAAAGAGGCGCTTGAAATCATTTATCGATTAAAATCCTTACAAGGAATTCCTGTATGA
- a CDS encoding dihydroneopterin aldolase, producing MKSQLTIKKLTLSVKLGHSVEERLYPQKVSIRIKLTFNGLLDACMNDDLASTLCYARLARAMQQFCDDRSFKLIEAFAYQLYQFIKTQLSDFLNDKITIFLCVTKNPPLSQLKHASFSIRD from the coding sequence ATGAAATCACAATTAACAATCAAAAAACTTACTTTATCGGTTAAATTAGGCCATTCAGTCGAAGAACGACTATACCCTCAAAAGGTTTCTATACGAATAAAGCTTACGTTTAATGGTTTGCTTGACGCGTGTATGAACGATGATTTAGCGAGTACCCTTTGTTACGCCCGTCTCGCTCGTGCGATGCAACAATTTTGTGATGATCGTTCTTTTAAACTGATTGAAGCCTTCGCATATCAACTTTATCAATTTATTAAAACACAATTATCTGACTTCCTAAACGATAAAATAACTATTTTCTTATGTGTCACGAAGAATCCTCCCTTGTCTCAGTTAAAGCACGCTAGTTTTTCAATTCGTGATTAA
- the gloB gene encoding hydroxyacylglutathione hydrolase, which produces MTIQLLPILAFKDNYIWCLINEETKHCLIVDPGEAKPVLAQLKQLNLTLDALLITHHHWDHTNGIRSILNHYPVPVFGPSKEKIVGVTHPVNETDKIELTHWPSFEILAIPGHTLGHIAYYGNHLLFCGDTLFTAGCGRLFEGTPDQMLNSLEKLAQLPDETQIYCGHEYTLANLNFAQTIEPDNTHIKKRLEKTRELRQKNLPCVPSLLAEERLSNPFLRCNNPKIKKCIEKRTGKKLITPVEIFAYLRQWKNNFK; this is translated from the coding sequence ATGACAATACAACTATTACCTATTTTAGCGTTTAAAGATAATTATATCTGGTGTCTTATCAATGAAGAAACGAAACATTGCCTCATTGTCGATCCAGGCGAAGCAAAACCGGTTTTGGCTCAATTAAAACAACTCAACCTTACACTGGACGCCTTATTAATTACGCACCATCATTGGGATCATACGAATGGTATTCGTTCTATTTTAAATCATTATCCTGTTCCTGTCTTTGGACCTTCAAAAGAAAAAATAGTCGGTGTTACCCATCCCGTTAATGAAACGGATAAAATCGAACTAACCCATTGGCCATCATTTGAAATCCTGGCTATTCCAGGCCATACATTAGGGCATATTGCCTATTACGGGAATCATCTTTTATTCTGTGGTGATACTTTATTTACCGCCGGATGCGGTCGATTGTTTGAAGGAACGCCCGATCAAATGTTAAACTCACTGGAAAAATTAGCTCAACTTCCCGATGAAACCCAGATTTATTGTGGCCACGAATATACGTTGGCTAATTTAAATTTTGCTCAGACCATAGAGCCTGATAATACGCATATTAAAAAACGTTTAGAAAAAACGAGAGAATTACGTCAAAAAAACCTTCCTTGCGTCCCCAGTTTGCTTGCCGAAGAACGTTTAAGTAATCCTTTTTTACGTTGCAACAATCCAAAAATAAAAAAGTGTATCGAAAAGCGAACGGGGAAAAAACTAATAACACCTGTTGAAATCTTTGCTTACTTACGTCAGTGGAAAAATAATTTTAAATGA